A window of the Vicia villosa cultivar HV-30 ecotype Madison, WI unplaced genomic scaffold, Vvil1.0 ctg.003762F_1_1, whole genome shotgun sequence genome harbors these coding sequences:
- the LOC131641448 gene encoding heat shock cognate 70 kDa protein-like yields MRRKQEGNCAVGIDLGTTYSCVAVWQEQHCRVEIIHNDQGNRTTPSFVAFTENQRLIGDAAKNQAAANPQNTVFDAKRLIGRKFSDPTVQDDILLWPFKVVAGVDDRPMIMVKYKDLEKKLYAEEVSSMVLTKMREIAETYLESKVKNAVVTVPAYFNDSQRKATIDAGVIAGLNVMRVMNEPTAAAVAYGLDKRTDFDGERNIFVFDLGGGTFDVSLLSIKGNVFKVKATAGNTHLGGEDFDNRMVKYSVEEFNRKNKVDISGNPKALRRLRTACERAKRSLSFLVTATIEVDSLLQGIDFSSSINRAKFEEMNMDLFNDCMKIVESCLMDAKMDKSRIDDVVLVGGSSRIPKVQQLLQEFFNGKELCKSINPDEAVAYGAAVQAAMLSVDIKNVPKMEPQNNLQLVLHNVPQLVLQDVTPLSLGISVIGDIMHVVIPRNTCIPYNQTKPFLTTVDNQISTLFKVYEGERTRASDNNLLASFTFSGIPPGPRGSLFSNVCFAINENGILTVSANNNATGISKAITITNHKDRLSSEEIKKLIQEAENYQIEDKKFLRKANAVNALDDCIYKMRKALMKSDIDTKLSSEEIEKIKSTIVVTTNLVDENNHVVEIDDLEHHLKELKTSMEHIIAKTI; encoded by the exons ATGAGGAGAAAACAGGAAGGAAATTGTGCTGTGGGAATAGACCTTGGCACAACCTATTCATGTGTTGCAGTATGGCAAGAACAACACTGTCGAGTGGAGATCATTCACAACGATCAAGGCAATAGAACTACTCCTTCTTTTGTTGCTTTCACAGAAAATCAAAGACTGATCGGTGATGCTGCTAAGAATCAAGCTGCTGCCAACCCTCAAAACACCGTCTTTG ATGCTAAGAGGTTAATCGGTAGAAAGTTTAGTGATCCTACTGTTCAAGATGATATACTTTTATGGCCATTCAAAGTAGTTGCTGGTGTTGACGACAGACCCATGATTATGGTTAAGTACAAGGATCTGGAAAAGAAACTATATGCCGAAGAAGTATCATCTATGGTACTCACCAAAATGCGAGAGATTGCTGAGACATATTTAGAATCAAAAGTTAAAAATGCAGTTGTTACTGTGCCGGCTTATTTTAATGATTCTCAAAGAAAAGCAACTATAGATGCCGGTGTTATTGCTGGCCTCAATGTTATGAGGGTGATGAATGAACCTACTGCTGCAGCGGTTGCATATGGCCTTGACAAGAGAACTGACTTTGATGGAGAAAgaaatatttttgtctttgatctTGGTGGTGGAACGTTTGATGTGTCTTTACTATCCATTAAGGGTAACGTGTTCAAAGTTAAGGCAACAGCTGGAAACACTCACCTTGGAGGAGAAGACTTTGATAATAGAATGGTGAAATACTCTGTAGAAGAGTTCAACAGAAAGAACAAAGTGGATATTAGTGGAAATCCGAAAGCTTTGAGGAGGTTGAGAACTGCTTGTGAGAGGGCAAAAAGGTCACTTTCTTTCCTCGTTACCGCTACTATTGAAGTAGATTCTTTATTACAAGGCATTgacttttcttcatcaatcaatAGAGCCAAATttgaggaaatgaatatggaccTTTTTAATGATTGTATGAAGATTGTTGAAAGTTGTCTAATGGATGCTAAGATGGACAAGAGCAGGATAGATGATGTTGTCCTTGTTGGTGGATCTTCTAGGATTCCTAAAGTACAGCAGCTATTACAGGAGTTTTTCAATGGGAAGGAGTTGTGCAAAAGCATTAATCCTGATGAGGCTGTGGCTTATGGGGCAGCTGTTCAGGCTGCTATGTTGAGTGTAGACATTAAGAATGTTCCAAAGATGGAACCGCAGAATAATTTACAATTGGTCCTGCACAATGTTCCACAGTTGGTGCTGCAGGATGTTACACCTTTGTCCCTTGGTATATCTGTAATAGGAGATATCATGCATGTGGTGATTCCTAGGAACACTTGCATTCCTTACAACCAGACAAAACCATTCCTTACAACTGTAGATAACCAAATCAGTACTTTGTTTAAGGTTTATGAGGGTGAGAGGACAAGAGCCAGTGACAACAATTTGCTTGCTTCTTTTACTTTTTCTGGCATTCCCCCAGGTCCTCGCGGCAGCCTTTTCTCAAATGTTTGTTTTGCTATTAATGAAAATGGTATTTTGACTGTTTCAGCTAATAATAATGCTACTGGAATTTCTAAGGCGATTACAATAACCAATCACAAAGATAGATTGTCAAGTGaggaaattaaaaaattaattcaagAAGCTGAGAATTACCAAATTGAAGACAAGAAATTCCTACGGAAGGCCAATGCAGTAAATGCATTGGATGACTGCATTTACAAAATGAGAAAGGCTTTAATGAAAAGTGATATTGATACAAAGCTGTCCTCagaagaaattgagaagatcaAATCTACAATTGTGGTTACGACAAATTTGGTTGATGAGAATAACCATGTGGTTGAAATAGATGATTTGGAGCACCATCTAAAGGAGCTTAAAACTAGCATGGAACACATTATTGCCAAGactatttag